Part of the Limisphaerales bacterium genome, ACCGCAACGTCGCCGCTGAAAACCCGAAAGTGGTCAAGCAACTGCTCGCCTACGCCGAGGCCGCCCGTAAAGACCTCGGCGACACCAACCGCCCCGGCAAAGGCCAGCGCGAGGCCGGCTGGGTAGACAAGGCTTCACCTCGGTTGTTGAAGCAATAATCGACTTCATCTCGCTTGACCGCTTTCGTGGGGACTGCCAACAATTGGGCGTGATCCGTTTTTCTTTTTTTCTTTTTGTCGGTACGTGGCTGGCAGCAGCGCAGCCGGAGCAATGGCGCAAGGAGCGGCGGCTGATTGATCTGCACATGCACGTGGGGTATTCGGAAGAACACCTCAAACGCGCGGTGGGTATTATGGACCGCGCGGGGATCGGTGTGGGCGCAAATCTAAATGGCGGCACAGTCACGCGCAAGGATGGCAAGCCCTCGGCGTTCGAGCGTAATAAGACACTGGCGGATCGGCTGTTCCCGGGGCGTTTTGTGCATTACGCAAATCTGGACTACACCGGCTGGGATGAGCCGGACTTTGCCACCAAGGCCGCGGCGCAAATTGATGAGGCGCATCGTTTGGGAGCGGCGGGGCTGAAGGAATGGAAGCGGCTCGGCCTCTATTTGCGCGACAAAAACGGCAAGCTGATTCTCATCGATGATCCGCGGCTCGATGCGGTTTGGAGACGTTGTGGTCAACTGGGGCTGCCGGTGTCCATTCACGTGGCCGATCCACGTGCGTTTTGGTTGCCCTTTAATTCCAAGAACGAACGCTGGGCCGAGTTGAAGGATCACCGCCCGTGGTGGTTTGGCGATAAAGCGAAGTACCCGCCGCGCATAGATTTGCTTAATGCGTTGGACCGCGTCATCGCGCGCCATCGCAAGACCACATTCGTGTGCGTGCATTTCGCCAACAACGCGGAGGACCTCGAGTGGGTGGACGCTGCGCTCAGCCGCAACCCAAACATGATGGCAGACCTTGCCGCGCGCATTCCCGAGGTGGGGCGGCACGCGCCGGAAAAAGTGCGCCGCCTGTTCACCCAGCATCAGGATCGCATTTTGTTTGCCACAGATTTTATGGTGTACAATCGGCTCATCCTTGGCTCCAGCGGCAAAGGCCCCGCTCCGACCGATGCGGACGCGCAC contains:
- a CDS encoding amidohydrolase family protein, which gives rise to MIRFSFFLFVGTWLAAAQPEQWRKERRLIDLHMHVGYSEEHLKRAVGIMDRAGIGVGANLNGGTVTRKDGKPSAFERNKTLADRLFPGRFVHYANLDYTGWDEPDFATKAAAQIDEAHRLGAAGLKEWKRLGLYLRDKNGKLILIDDPRLDAVWRRCGQLGLPVSIHVADPRAFWLPFNSKNERWAELKDHRPWWFGDKAKYPPRIDLLNALDRVIARHRKTTFVCVHFANNAEDLEWVDAALSRNPNMMADLAARIPEVGRHAPEKVRRLFTQHQDRILFATDFMVYNRLILGSSGKGPAPTDADAHEFYAKHWRWMETNDRQFTHMTPIQGDWKIDAIGLPPKVLRKIYFDNAHRLLVRTLPLPHLRAKRIRGDFKLSGRLTAPQWKTATPARLERQISDGTAHPEIATTARILWSDNFLYIGYECPYSKLTTFTPTQKTERYGLWNRDVVEAFIATYPGDLTRYTEYELAPTGDKLDLEITPKLPPAQGLPWESGFEVATHIDPKRKIWTAEMRIPLKSLGGQAPGLKTEWRLNLYRHDPAHKAFLGWSPLANASAHTPARFGRLTFEQ